A window of Fragaria vesca subsp. vesca linkage group LG7, FraVesHawaii_1.0, whole genome shotgun sequence contains these coding sequences:
- the LOC101292254 gene encoding probable lysine-specific demethylase ELF6-like, producing the protein MGDVKIPNWIEGLPLAPEFYPTHTEFADPIAYISKIEKEASEFGICKIIPPLPRPSKRYVFNNLNKSLARRPELGCDLVPGSDGAVTKMGAADGSNDGEVRAVFTTRHQELGQSVQRGKEPTVQDLTSSGVAKQVWQSGEVYTLEQFESKARTFARSILGTIRDVSPLVIEAMFWKAASEKPIYIEYANDVPGSAFEEPEGVLFYSRRRRRKRNSYHRSGPNSDSKKSEVIRSCEKNSQNGEVEEATPKNVSPTCLEVPKSSASPGIVSTDETSQSSRKRSQNSSCDMEGTAGWMLSNSPWNLQVIARSPGSLTRFMPDDIPGVTSPMVYIGMLFSWFAWHVEDHELHSMNFLHNGSAKTWYSVPGNYAFAFEELIRTEAYGGTADRLAALSLLGNKTTLMSPEVVIASGIPCCRLIQNPGEFVVTFPRAYHVGFSHGFNCGEAANFGTPQWLKVAKEAAVRRAAMNYLPMLSHQQLLYLSTMSFISRVPRALLPGVRSSRMRDRQKEDRELSVKKAFIEDILNENDVLSALLGKESSCRAVLWNPDLLPYTSKESPIPTAGAPVDTNSKENATDTQGGKSTNDQNSLVDEMSLYMENLNDLYLGSDDLSSDFQVDSGTLACVACGILGFPFMSVMQPSEKASTELQPEYILSEELPGNSHFSPELHEAFKDSATEILSPISNPCTTRFDNHWNIVNKFLRPRSFCLEHAVETLELLQCKGGANMLVICHSDYQKIKAPAGAIAEEIGCPFNYKEVPLDTASKEDLNLIDLAVDDGRDECGEDWTSKLGINLRYCVKVRKSSSSKRVQHALALGGALSTQSCSAEFLTVDWKSRRSRTKKVYLDATYKQCQTIEKKKEEVVEAKSAAAASFKSEATIIQYSRRNKRRPSTSTGAGRVVEQPATSEEFDKHGRRASDSSTHNNGKSTSLCARLDSYASKSMSEVHPDVQMLEATRDICLNSLPQVADRVALTAGSADKQIENHSLEERQMNSRGSSLAASESDMQHEIKILEEARVNDPITPLAIACDERSENREKQENRKLNKNDGNCNLVSERQSQLWAEEDVLMDVGPVFTELTNVCTADSIVTSSEEQMGNAVIDKSCVNSEICESITTATDRSNNKAPASYNSTLVSDPTSAASEGHVEFERETCIAEDFSNVVSSEFKPEEDIEIPQGRNEDSSFSHARRIRQPSPACTDRLSGVPSTICAEADFHRGPTSHIQEFQAADRSSEGEYISTSVIQMEETHPSISLEESPEVPMGSSLEEGTSNGVILATVVQQDAQTTNKAVEAPSQNFVIRVKNHPIPVYVEDDVPRVSCATEATLDDKEQWTNSYSNKELIASHDTSKCELSRVTIKTYFRVKRGSRAAEKLCNGSEDCISQPERETGNIEPSLVDHRPGPETGSKRKRGLEQKMDDNFNINGYIRGPCEGLRRRAGKGVTVSEIDIHDEVEEKPVAKKVKRPSDASVHLKDKKKEQVKKTHSCNLGSCSMSFHTKEELMVHKRNRCPHEGCGKKFSCHKYAMVHSRVHENARPFKCPWKGCSMSFKWAWAQTEHIRVHTGEKPYKCKVDGCGLSFRFVSDFSRHRRKTGHYVS; encoded by the exons ATGGGTGATGTGAAGATACCAAATTGGATAGAAGGGTTGCCATTGGCGCCTGAGTTTTATCCAACACATACTGAATTCGCAGACCCGATTGCTTATATATCGAAAATTGAGAAGGAAGCTAGTGAATTTGGTATTTGTAAGATTATCCCACCATTGCCAAGACCTTCGAAGAGATATGTTTTTAATAACTTGAATAAGTCACTTGCTAGGCGGCCTGAATTGGGTTGTGATTTGGTCCCTGGGAGTGATGGTGCTGTGACGAAAATGGGTGCTGCTGATGGTAGTAATGATGGGGAGGTTAGGGCAGTTTTTACTACTAGGCACCAAGAACTGGGGCAGAGTGTTCAAAGAGGGAAAGAGCCGACTGTTCAGGATCTGACATCATCTGGTGTTGCTAAGCAAGTGTGGCAGAGTGGGGAAGTTTATACTTTAGAGCAGTTCGAGTCCAAGGCAAGGACTTTTGCACGGAGCATTTTGGGTACAATTAGAGATGTTTCTCCATTAGTTATAGAGGCCATGTTTTGGAAGGCAGCTTCTGAGAAGCCGATATACATTGAGTATGCCAATGATGTGCCTGGGTCAGCTTTTGAGGAACCGGAAGGTGTGTTATTCTATTCACGTAGGCGGAGGAGGAAGAGGAATTCCTACCACAGAAGTGGACCAAACTCTGATAGCAAGAAAAGTGAAGTGATTAGAAGTTGTGAGAAAAACTCTCAAAATGGTGAAGTTGAGGAAGCTACCCCTAAAAATGTTTCTCCTACATGCTTAGAGGTACCAAAATCATCTGCTTCTCCGGGAATAGTGTCAACAGATGAGACTTCTCAATCTTCTAGGAAAAGAAGTCAAAATTCTTCTTGTGATATGGAAGGTACTGCTGGTTGGATGCTTTCAAACAGTCCATGGAACTTGCAAGTCATTGCACGCTCACCTGGTTCACTTACTCGTTTCATGCCGGATGATATCCCAGGTGTTACTTCTCCTATGGTTTATATTGGCATGTTATTCAGCTGGTTTGCTTGGCATGTTGAAGATCATGAGCTTCACAGCATGAATTTTCTGCACAATGGATCTGCAAAGACTTGGTATTCTGTTCCCGGAAATTATGCATTTGCTTTTGAGGAACTTATTCGTACTGAGGCATACGGTGGTACTGCCGACCGTCTAG CTGCTCTCTCACTATTGGGTAACAAAACAACTTTAATGTCACCTGAAGTAGTTATCGCATCCGGAATTCCATGTTGCAG GTTGATACAGAATCCTGGTGAATTTGTTGTGACTTTTCCAAGGGCTTACCATGTAGGATTCAGTCACG GTTTCAATTGTGGGGAAGCTGCTAACTTTGGAACACCCCAATGGCTAAAAGTTGCTAAAGAAGCTGCGGTACGTAGAGCTGCAATGAACTATCTTCCTATGCTCTCCCATCAACAGTTGTTATACCTCTCAACTATGTCTTTTATTTCAAG AGTGCCAAGAGCCCTGCTACCAGGTGTGCGGAGTTCCCGAATGAGAGATAGGCAAAAAGAAGACAGAGAGCTATCAGTAAAGAAGGCTTTCATTGAAGATATTTTAAATGAGAATGATGTGTTATCTGCTCTTCTTGGGAAAGAATCAAGTTGCCGTGCAGTATTATGGAACCCTGATTTACTTCCATATACAAGTAAAGAGTCTCCTATACCCACTGCGGGTGCTCCTGTTGATACAAATTCAAAAGAAAATGCTACGGATACTCAGGGTGGAAAAAGTACAAATGATCAGAACTCTCTGGTAGATGAGATGAGTTTGTACATGGAAAATCTCAATGATTTATATTTGGGCAGCGATGATCTGTCTAGTGACTTCCAAGTGGACTCCGGAACATTGGCATGTGTGGCATGTGGGATACTTGGGTTTCCATTTATGTCTGTGATGCAACCATCTGAGAAAGCCTCAACGGAACTTCAGCCTGAATATATTTTATCTGAAGAATTGCCAGGCAATTCTCATTTCTCTCCAGAGCTTCACGAAGCTTTCAAAGACTCTGCTACAG AGATTCTCTCTCCTATTTCCAATCCTTGCACAACAAGGTTTGACAATCATTGGAATATTGTCAATAAGTTTCTGAGGCCACGGAGTTTCTGTCTTGAACATGCTGTTGAAACTTTGGAGCTGTTGCAGTGTAAAGGTGGAGCAAACATGCTTGTGATTTGCCATTCTG ACTATCAGAAAATAAAGGCTCCTGCTGGAGCCATTGCAGAGGAAATTGGTTGCCCTTTTAACTATAAAGAGGTTCCTTTGGACACTGCCTCAAAGGAAGATCTGAACTTGATAGATCTTGCTGTCGATGATGGTCGAGATGAATGTGGAGAGGATTGGACCTCAAAGTTGGGTATCAACCTACGGTACTGTGTCAAGGTCAGAAAAAGTTCTTCCTCAAAGCGAGTCCAGCATGCATTGGCATTGGGTGGAGCTCTCTCTACACAAAGTTGCAGCGCAGAATTTCTGACTGTTGACTGGAAATCTAGAAGATCTCGGACAAAGAAGGTTTATCTAGATGCCACTTACAAACAATGTCAGACCATTGAGAAAAAGAAGGAAGAAGTGGTGGAGGCAAAGTCAGCAGCTGCCGCCTCTTTTAAAAGTGAAGCAACAATAATTCAATATTCAAGAAGGAATAAGCGAAGACCAAGTACTTCTACAGGAGCAGGAAGAGTTGTTGAGCAACCTGCTACTTCTGAAGAGTTTGATAAACATGGCAGGAGGGCTTCAGATAGTAGCACTCACAACAATGGTAAGTCCACCAGCTTATGTGCAAGGTTGGACTCGTATGCATCGAAGAGTATGTCTGAAGTGCATCCTGATGTCCAGATGCTTGAAGCCACCAGGGATATCTGTTTGAACTCTCTTCCACAAGTTGCAGATAGAGTTGCCTTAACAGCTGGAAGTGCTGATAAACAGATTGAAAATCACAGTTTGGAAGAGAGGCAGATGAACAGTAGAGGTAGCAGTTTAGCAGCAAGTGAGTCTGATATGCAACATGAGATCAAGATCCTTGAAGAAGCCAGAGTGAATGACCCTATTACTCCGCTTGCCATTGCATGTGATGAAAGGTCTGAAAATAGAGAAAAGCAGGAAAACAGAAAATTGAACAAAAACGATGGCAACTGTAATTTGGTGTCTGAACGACAATCCCAACTGTGGGCTGAGGAGGATGTTCTTATGGACGTGGGTCCTGTTTTCACCGAATTAACAAATGTATGTACTGCTGACTCAATTGTGACAAGTTCTGAGGAACAGATGGGCAATGCAGTCATTGATAAATCTTGTGTGAATAGTGAAATTTGTGAATCCATCACCACTGCTACTGACAGAAGTAATAACAAGGCACCAGCTTCATATAATTCCACACTGGTAAGTGATCCAACTTCTGCAGCATCTGAAGGTCATGTTGAATTTGAAAGAGAAACTTGTATTGCAGAAGATTTTAGCAATGTTGTTTCTTCAGAGTTCAAACCGGAAGAAGATATTGAGATTCCACAAGGAAGAAATGAAGATTCCAGTTTCAGTCATGCTAGAAGGATCAGGCAACCCTCTCCTGCTTGTACAGACAGATTGTCGGGAGTTCCAAGTACGATCTGTGCTGAAGCAGATTTTCATCGGGGCCCGACTTCACATATTCAAGAATTTCAGGCTGCAGATAGAAGTAGCGAGGGGGAATATATCTCTACTTCAGTGATACAGATGGAAGAAACTCATCCCTCAATCTCATTGGAAGAATCTCCTGAAGTTCCAATGGGAAGCTCTTTGGAGGAAGGCACTAGCAATGGTGTGATTTTAGCCACTGTAGTTCAGCAAGATGCCCAAACTACAAATAAAGCTGTGGAAGCACCTAGTCAGAATTTTGTGATACGAGTAAAAAATCACCCTATACCTGTCTATGTTGAAGATGATGTTCCCAGAGTGAGCTGTGCAACAGAAGCAACTTTGGATGATAAAGAACAGTGGACAAACTCTTACAGTAATAAGGAACTCATTGCTAGTCATGATACTTCAAAATGCGAGCTGTCACGTGTTACAATCAAAACATATTTCAGAGTTAAAAGAGGGAGTCGTGCTGCCGAAAAATTGTGCAACGGTAGTGAAGATTGTATATCACAACCTGAAAGAGAGACGGGAAACATTGAGCCTTCCCTTGTAGACCACAGACCGGGTCCTGAAACTGGAAGTAAAAGAAAGAGAGGACTGGAGCAGAAAATGGATGACAACTTCAATATTAATGGATATATTAGGGGGCCATGTGAAGGTCTGCGACGAAGGGCTGGGAAGGGTGTGACAGTTAGTGAGATAGACATCCACGACGAGGTTGAAGAGAAGCCAGTGGCAAAGAAGGTGAAAAGACCATCAGATGCTTCTGTTCATCTCAAGGATAAGAAAAAAGAGCAAGTAAAGAAGACCCACAGCTGCAACCTAGGGAGCTGTAGCATGAGTTTTCACACAAAGGAGGAGTTAATGGTGCACAAGCGTAACCGTTGCCCACATGAAGGGTGTGGTAAGAAGTTCAGTTGCCACAAGTATGCAATGGTTCATAGCCGTGTACACGAGAATGCTAGGCCCTTCAAGTGCCCATGGAAAGGTTGCTCCATGTCATTCAAGTGGGCATGGGCACAGACTGAGCATATACGAGTACACACTGGAGAAAAACCATACAAGTGTAAGGTGGACGGCTGTGGCCTCTCGTTCAGGTTTGTATCGGATTTTAGTCGTCATAGACGAAAGACGGGGCATTATGTGAGCTAA
- the LOC101293244 gene encoding uncharacterized protein LOC101293244 gives MGFSKEKVPSNPNPKPIHQRLYRCRLSQRFPIFLIPSQRELIPMMMKLASHLWSVIQGGVNKYGSTWLISKMQFADCTSSSDQISLCLPSILNQDHKIIVVAFNQHEWRCRCGLRGNDFISVCFILHLMREIMGITDDLCRALQKKSQDILHAMTLVASTKALLQRLRDDGCDHILIEVDIFNAAIDSQLQELNSRFNENVVKLIVLCSALDLREICKSFRIDDVYELIDKFYPKDFEDHEKARLKIQLQHFYNDVIRLPEFKALLTISAMAQWLVNTRRSIAYHLVYMVVSLVLTLPVSTATTERAFSAMKIVKTRLRNRMEDDFLTDSLIMYIEKEIVEKISIDSIIDDFRNMQTRRVAF, from the exons ATGGGTTTTTCAAAAGAAAAAGTACCGAGCAATCCGAACCCGAAGCCAATACATCAGCGTCTTTACCGTTGCCGATTGAGCCAGAGGTTCCCAATATTTCTCATCCCAAGTCAGCGCGAGTTGATTCCAATGATGATGAAATTAGCTTCGCATCTTTGGAGCGTGATCCAGGGCGGCGTCAACAAATATGGCAGTACCTGGTTAATAAGCAAGATGCAGTTCGCCGATTGTACATCAAGCTCGGACCAAATCAGCCTTTGCTTACCAAGTATCCTCAATCAGGACCACAAAATCATCGTCGTAGCTTTCAACCAACATG AGTGGAGATGCAGATGCGGCTTACGAGGGAATGACTTCATTTCAGTTTGTTTCATTCTACATCTCATGCGAGAAATCATGGGGATCACAGATGATCTATGTCGGGCTTTACAAAAAAAATCCCAGGATATTTTGCATGCCATGACTCTTGTTGCCTCAACTAAAGCACTTTTACAAAGATTGAGAGATGATGGATGTGATCATATACTTATTGAG GTTGACATTTTTAATGCTGCAATTGACTCTCAATTGCAAGAACTGAATAGCCGATTCAATGAGAATGTGGTGAAGTTGATTGTCCTCTGTTCAGCTTTAGATCTCCGTGAAATTTGTAAGTCTTTTAGAATTGATGATGTTTATGAATTAATAGACAAATTCTATCCAAAAGACTTTGAAGATCATGAGAAGGCGCGTCTGAAAATACAACTTCAACATTTTTACAATGATGTGATTCGACTTCCGGAATTCAAGGCTTTGTTAACTATTTCTGCGATGGCTCAATGGCTTGTGAATACTAGAAGATCAATTGCATACCATCTGGTATATATGGTAGTTTCTTTGGTGCTCACTCTTCCTGTCTCAACAGCAACTACAGAGCGAGCATTCTCAGCTATGAAAATAGTGAAAACTAGACTTCGCAACCGAATGGAAGACGATTTTCTTACGGACTCTTTGATTATGTACATTGAAAAAGAAATCGTTGAGAAGATTAGTATAGACTCAATTATTGATGACTTTCGCAATATGCAAACTCGACGAGTCGCCTTTTGA